One Prodigiosinella aquatilis DNA window includes the following coding sequences:
- the nlpD gene encoding murein hydrolase activator NlpD, protein MGGQIMNWQQIAACMVIVAGLASCSNSNNRSAPISSVDGGTGSRGGMMSSPTPRITSPSSSNITTHEGKIVYNRSYSNIPKGSYTGTNYIVKRGDTLFYIAWISGNDYRELAQRNGIPEPYSLNVGQTLTLGNNMNVNDSQVMASNSGHMLPVNATRNGQMQTSQVDSQSTNAYSGNSGKKNVGKMLPKAGASAPVAEPRPVPSSSNVAITGWRWPTEGKVIDNFSAAEGGNKGIDIAGSRGQPVVATAGGRVVYAGNALRGYGNLIIIKHNDDYLSAYAHNETMLVREQQEVKAGQKIATMGSTGTSSVRLHFEIRYKGKSVNPLRFLSQR, encoded by the coding sequence ATGGGAGGCCAAATAATGAATTGGCAACAGATCGCTGCATGTATGGTTATTGTTGCAGGATTAGCAAGTTGTTCTAACAGTAACAATCGATCGGCACCGATCAGCAGTGTGGATGGTGGCACTGGAAGTCGGGGAGGCATGATGTCTTCTCCGACTCCGCGCATTACTTCGCCAAGCTCTTCCAATATTACCACTCATGAAGGCAAGATAGTTTATAACCGCAGCTACAGTAATATTCCGAAAGGCAGTTATACCGGTACTAACTATATCGTCAAGCGCGGCGATACCCTGTTTTATATTGCCTGGATCAGCGGTAACGATTACCGGGAGCTGGCTCAGCGCAATGGCATTCCTGAACCGTACAGTCTGAATGTCGGCCAGACACTGACGCTGGGCAACAATATGAACGTTAATGATTCACAGGTAATGGCCAGTAATAGTGGTCACATGTTACCCGTGAATGCAACCAGAAACGGGCAGATGCAAACTTCTCAGGTTGATTCTCAATCGACTAATGCGTATTCTGGAAATTCGGGTAAAAAGAATGTGGGTAAGATGTTACCCAAGGCAGGGGCGTCGGCTCCTGTTGCCGAACCGAGGCCAGTACCCAGCAGCAGTAATGTTGCTATCACTGGTTGGCGTTGGCCTACAGAAGGGAAAGTCATAGATAATTTCTCAGCCGCTGAGGGGGGAAATAAAGGGATTGATATCGCTGGCTCACGTGGGCAACCTGTAGTCGCTACCGCTGGCGGGCGTGTAGTGTATGCGGGAAACGCGTTGCGCGGTTACGGTAATCTGATAATCATCAAACATAATGATGACTACCTGAGCGCCTATGCCCATAACGAAACCATGCTGGTCCGGGAACAACAAGAGGTAAAGGCGGGGCAAAAAATCGCTACTATGGGTAGCACCGGAACCAGTTCAGTACGCTTACATTTTGAAATTCGTTACAAGGGGAAATCCGTAAACCCGCTGCGTTTTCTTTCGCAGCGATAA
- the ispD gene encoding 2-C-methyl-D-erythritol 4-phosphate cytidylyltransferase, with amino-acid sequence MSTLIAPPHEVVAILPAAGNGSRMKSDRPKQYLTIGSKTILEHTIDALLQHPRIRQVIVVISADDGYFYSLPLANNPQIAVVTGGKQRADSVLAGLLRVTQTEWVLVHDAARPCLHRDDLDHLLALTEQSEIGGILAAPVRDTMKRSSDGLIEHTVERDDLWHALTPQLFPLDLLRTCLQRALNDGVSITDEASALEYCGYHPQIVSGRSDNIKITRLEDLALAEFYLTNNFKNQKIT; translated from the coding sequence ATGTCTACTCTGATTGCCCCCCCGCATGAGGTCGTTGCTATCTTGCCGGCTGCTGGCAATGGTAGCCGGATGAAAAGTGACCGTCCGAAACAGTATTTGACTATCGGTTCCAAAACCATCCTCGAACATACTATTGACGCGTTGCTACAGCATCCTCGCATTCGGCAAGTGATCGTAGTTATCAGTGCCGATGATGGCTATTTTTACTCTCTGCCTTTGGCAAATAATCCGCAGATCGCAGTGGTGACCGGTGGCAAACAGCGTGCGGATTCCGTCTTGGCGGGTTTGCTGCGTGTGACTCAGACCGAATGGGTACTGGTACATGATGCAGCTCGTCCATGTCTGCATCGAGATGATCTGGATCATCTGTTGGCGCTGACAGAACAGAGTGAGATAGGCGGCATTCTGGCTGCTCCTGTTCGTGATACGATGAAGCGTAGTTCAGATGGGTTGATTGAGCATACAGTAGAACGAGATGACCTCTGGCATGCTTTAACTCCGCAGCTCTTTCCTTTGGATTTGCTCAGAACCTGCCTTCAGCGGGCACTGAATGATGGCGTATCCATCACTGATGAAGCATCAGCGTTGGAGTACTGCGGTTATCATCCACAGATTGTCAGTGGCAGATCGGATAATATCAAGATAACACGTCTGGAGGATTTGGCTTTGGCTGAGTTTTATCTGACCAATAATTTTAAAAATCAAAAGATTACCTAA
- the ftsB gene encoding cell division protein FtsB yields the protein MGKLTLLLLIILGWLQYSLWLGKNGIHDYVRVKDSVSVQQENNAKLKSRNEQLFAEIDDLNGGQEAIEERARNELGMIKPGESFYRLVPDQSGRRTATTALPAPSSNPTLR from the coding sequence ATGGGAAAACTTACGCTGTTATTGTTAATAATACTTGGCTGGTTGCAGTATTCACTGTGGCTGGGCAAAAATGGTATCCATGATTACGTGCGGGTGAAAGATAGTGTGTCTGTTCAACAGGAGAATAACGCCAAACTAAAATCCCGTAACGAGCAGTTGTTTGCTGAAATCGACGATCTTAATGGTGGACAGGAAGCCATCGAAGAGCGTGCACGTAATGAGCTGGGAATGATTAAACCTGGTGAAAGTTTCTATCGTCTGGTCCCTGATCAATCTGGCCGTCGCACTGCCACTACCGCGCTACCTGCGCCATCCTCCAACCCAACATTACGCTAG
- the cysC gene encoding adenylyl-sulfate kinase, whose protein sequence is MASADENVVWHPHAVTQTDRERRHGHRGAVVWFTGLSGSGKSTLAGALEQALHAKGVSTYLLDGDNVRHGLCRDLGFSDDDRRENIRRVGEVSKLMVDAGLVVLTAFISPHRAERKMVRDLLDGQPFIEVFVDTPLAICETRDPKGLYKKARAGELRNFTGIDAVYEAPELPELHLDGEQLVTHLISQLLDMLQGRAIINP, encoded by the coding sequence ATGGCGTCTGCTGACGAGAATGTTGTCTGGCATCCTCATGCGGTTACACAAACTGATCGAGAACGCCGGCATGGACACCGTGGTGCCGTGGTGTGGTTTACCGGACTTTCCGGTTCTGGTAAATCTACGTTGGCTGGCGCGCTGGAGCAGGCGCTGCATGCAAAAGGCGTCAGTACCTATCTGTTAGACGGCGATAATGTCCGGCATGGTCTATGTCGTGATTTAGGCTTCAGTGATGATGACCGGCGGGAGAATATCCGCCGGGTAGGCGAAGTATCTAAATTAATGGTCGACGCGGGTCTGGTTGTGTTAACGGCGTTTATATCACCGCACCGTGCTGAGCGGAAAATGGTGCGTGATTTGCTGGATGGTCAGCCATTTATTGAAGTTTTTGTGGATACGCCACTGGCGATCTGTGAAACACGCGATCCCAAAGGGTTGTACAAGAAAGCTCGTGCGGGTGAGTTGCGTAATTTTACCGGCATTGACGCTGTTTATGAGGCACCTGAGCTGCCAGAATTGCATTTAGATGGAGAACAATTGGTAACACATTTGATCTCTCAATTGTTAGATATGTTGCAGGGTCGAGCTATTATCAACCCTTGA
- a CDS encoding DUF3561 family protein, whose product MQNVTPLLGSEASHRRDEDTQVSYPFMGAIAGFSFYWLAFVLPFLVYGLNVTLFLMLYTWPFFLALMPLSVLIGVAYSILWQENTTLMILCSGITTVSLFWLVFALLTGWW is encoded by the coding sequence ATGCAGAATGTCACACCATTACTGGGTAGTGAAGCTAGCCATCGGCGGGATGAAGATACTCAAGTATCCTATCCGTTTATGGGGGCTATCGCTGGTTTCTCTTTCTATTGGCTGGCGTTTGTCCTTCCTTTTTTAGTCTACGGCCTGAATGTCACTTTGTTTCTGATGCTATACACCTGGCCTTTTTTCCTGGCTCTGATGCCGTTATCGGTGTTGATTGGTGTGGCTTACAGTATATTGTGGCAGGAAAATACCACGCTGATGATTTTGTGCAGCGGGATCACGACGGTATCGTTGTTCTGGCTGGTATTTGCATTACTTACTGGCTGGTGGTGA
- the proS gene encoding proline--tRNA ligase, translated as MRTSQYLLSTLKETPADAEVISHQLMLRAGMIRKLASGLYTWLPTGLRVLKKVENIVREEMDNAGAIEISMPVVQPADLWQESGRWEQYGPELLRFVDRGDRPFVLGPTHEEVITDLIRNEISSYKQLPLNFYQIQTKFRDEVRPRFGVMRAREFLMKDAYSFHTSQESLQVTYDAMYAAYHKIFSRMDLDFRAVQADTGSIGGNASHEFQVLAGSGEDDIVFSTESAYAANIELAEAVASMATPAAATEELRLVDTPNAKTIAELVEQFNIPVKKTVKTLLVKATEESGHKLVALLVRGDHELNEVKAEKFEPIANPLTFATEEEIRATIGAGPGSLGPVNLPVPVIIDRTVAVMSDFSAGANIDGKHYFGINWERDMALPQVADIRNVVEGDRSPDGKGTLLIKRGIEVGHIFQLGTKYSEALKATVQGEDGRNQILTMGCYGIGVSRVIAAAIEQNHDDRGIIWPEAIAPFHVAILPMNMHKSFRVQEMTESIYQQLRAKGVDVLLDDRKERPGVMFADMELIGIPHTIVIGDRNLDNEEVEYKNRRNGEKQMLKTSEIVDFLLARVFH; from the coding sequence ATGCGTACAAGTCAATATTTGCTCTCCACATTGAAGGAGACTCCCGCCGATGCAGAAGTCATCAGCCATCAGCTAATGCTGCGTGCCGGGATGATTCGTAAACTGGCCTCAGGGCTTTACACGTGGTTGCCGACCGGATTACGGGTTCTGAAAAAAGTCGAAAACATTGTGCGAGAAGAGATGGATAACGCCGGTGCTATCGAGATATCCATGCCTGTCGTCCAACCTGCAGATTTATGGCAAGAAAGTGGCCGTTGGGAACAATACGGTCCAGAATTACTTCGTTTTGTTGATCGCGGAGATCGCCCGTTTGTCCTGGGCCCAACACATGAAGAAGTGATTACCGATCTGATCCGCAATGAAATCAGCTCGTACAAACAGTTACCACTGAATTTTTACCAAATTCAGACTAAATTCCGTGATGAAGTCCGCCCACGTTTTGGTGTAATGCGCGCCCGCGAATTTCTGATGAAAGATGCCTATTCCTTTCATACATCACAGGAATCGTTGCAGGTGACTTACGATGCCATGTATGCCGCATATCATAAGATTTTCAGCCGCATGGATCTGGATTTCCGTGCAGTACAGGCTGATACCGGCTCTATTGGAGGCAACGCATCCCACGAATTCCAAGTTCTGGCTGGCAGTGGAGAAGACGATATCGTCTTCTCCACGGAATCCGCGTATGCCGCTAACATCGAACTGGCAGAAGCAGTTGCCTCCATGGCAACACCCGCAGCAGCAACGGAAGAACTGCGACTGGTCGATACACCAAACGCGAAAACCATCGCGGAACTGGTTGAACAATTCAACATACCAGTAAAAAAAACGGTCAAAACTCTGTTAGTCAAAGCCACCGAAGAAAGTGGACATAAGCTGGTGGCACTGTTAGTTCGTGGCGATCACGAACTCAATGAAGTGAAAGCCGAAAAATTTGAACCGATTGCTAACCCGTTGACATTCGCCACTGAAGAAGAGATCCGTGCCACCATAGGCGCTGGTCCAGGTTCTCTGGGCCCGGTTAACTTACCGGTTCCGGTGATCATTGACCGCACAGTGGCGGTGATGAGTGACTTTAGCGCTGGTGCCAATATCGATGGTAAGCACTATTTTGGTATCAACTGGGAACGCGATATGGCATTGCCACAAGTTGCCGATATCCGCAATGTCGTTGAAGGAGACAGAAGCCCGGATGGTAAAGGCACGCTGTTGATCAAACGCGGTATTGAAGTAGGTCATATATTCCAACTTGGTACAAAATACTCCGAAGCGCTGAAAGCCACAGTGCAAGGTGAGGATGGGCGCAATCAAATCCTGACAATGGGGTGCTACGGTATTGGCGTTAGCCGTGTTATCGCCGCTGCTATTGAGCAAAATCATGATGACCGCGGTATTATCTGGCCAGAAGCGATTGCGCCGTTCCATGTGGCTATTCTGCCAATGAATATGCATAAATCCTTCCGTGTGCAGGAAATGACGGAAAGTATTTATCAGCAGTTACGGGCTAAAGGAGTTGATGTTTTGTTGGATGACCGTAAAGAACGTCCTGGGGTGATGTTTGCCGATATGGAGCTGATCGGGATCCCACATACCATCGTTATCGGTGACCGTAACCTTGATAACGAAGAGGTTGAATACAAGAACCGCCGTAACGGCGAGAAGCAGATGCTTAAAACCAGTGAAATTGTGGATTTTCTGCTGGCACGGGTTTTCCATTAA
- the truD gene encoding tRNA pseudouridine(13) synthase TruD, translating into MNTADELTWLHGKPQSTGLMKSTADDFIVVEDLGFQPDGEGEHLLVRIRKRGCNTVFVAEALAKFAHIPARAVSYAGLKDRHAVTEQWFCLHLPGKETPDLQAFELEGCELLEAARHRRKLRIGALQGNAFTLVLRHISDRQSVEDRLQRITTAGVPNYFGSQRFGREGNNLDQARRWASNDILVKERSKRSFYLSASRSELFNCVTSARLAQQQEKVVFCGDALQLTGRGSWFVAQKDELTALQQRVEQGTLQITAPLPGDGALGTQDAALDFEQQCLQTQPLLLSLLQRERVEPARRAVLLYPRELQWEWQDKMTVQLRFWLPAGSFATSVVREIVLQAQ; encoded by the coding sequence ATGAACACTGCAGATGAGCTTACCTGGTTGCATGGAAAACCACAGTCAACGGGGCTGATGAAATCCACTGCTGACGATTTTATTGTGGTCGAGGATCTCGGTTTTCAACCAGATGGCGAAGGCGAACATCTGTTGGTACGGATACGTAAACGGGGATGTAATACTGTATTTGTGGCTGAAGCGCTGGCAAAGTTTGCGCATATTCCTGCGCGTGCTGTCAGTTATGCCGGTCTTAAAGATCGTCATGCGGTTACTGAACAATGGTTTTGTCTCCATTTACCAGGAAAAGAAACTCCGGATCTGCAGGCATTTGAACTGGAAGGATGTGAGCTTCTTGAGGCTGCTCGACACCGTCGTAAACTGCGTATAGGTGCGCTGCAAGGCAATGCCTTTACGCTGGTATTGCGTCACATCAGCGATCGACAATCGGTAGAAGATCGTTTGCAACGTATTACTACTGCTGGCGTGCCTAATTATTTCGGTAGTCAGCGGTTTGGCCGCGAGGGCAATAACCTTGATCAGGCCCGGCGTTGGGCGAGTAATGACATTCTGGTGAAAGAACGTAGTAAACGCAGCTTTTATCTTTCTGCCAGCCGTAGTGAACTCTTTAATTGTGTTACCAGCGCCCGCTTGGCGCAGCAACAGGAGAAAGTGGTTTTTTGCGGTGATGCTTTACAATTGACGGGTCGAGGTAGTTGGTTTGTGGCGCAGAAGGATGAGCTAACTGCTCTACAGCAGCGTGTCGAACAGGGCACATTACAGATTACGGCGCCATTGCCTGGCGATGGCGCGTTAGGTACGCAAGATGCGGCTCTGGACTTTGAGCAACAGTGCCTGCAGACACAACCATTGCTGTTGTCATTATTGCAGCGTGAGCGGGTAGAGCCCGCTCGTCGTGCCGTTTTACTTTATCCTCGGGAATTGCAGTGGGAATGGCAGGATAAGATGACGGTTCAATTGCGCTTTTGGCTTCCAGCGGGAAGTTTTGCCACCAGCGTAGTAAGGGAAATTGTGCTACAGGCACAGTAG
- a CDS encoding protein-L-isoaspartate(D-aspartate) O-methyltransferase has protein sequence MVNKRMHTLLAQLHQQGIQDERLLQAVAAVPRERFVDEAFEHKAYENTALPIGFGQTISQPYMVARMTELLRLTPVSRVLEIGTGSGYQTAILAHLVQHVCSVERIKGLQWQAKRRLKQLDLHNVSTRHGDGWQGWASKGPFDAIIVTAAPPEIPAALMEQLDEGGIMVLPVGEQQQMLQVVEHHSGEYIVQTVEAVRFVPLVKGELA, from the coding sequence ATGGTAAACAAGCGTATGCATACGTTGCTGGCGCAGTTGCATCAGCAGGGGATTCAGGATGAGCGTCTGTTACAGGCGGTAGCTGCCGTACCTCGGGAGCGCTTTGTTGATGAGGCTTTTGAACATAAAGCCTATGAAAATACAGCGCTACCAATAGGTTTTGGCCAAACGATCTCCCAGCCTTATATGGTTGCCAGAATGACCGAACTCTTACGGTTAACACCAGTTTCAAGAGTATTGGAAATAGGCACGGGTTCCGGTTATCAAACTGCAATTCTGGCTCACCTGGTTCAACATGTATGTTCAGTCGAACGTATTAAAGGACTACAGTGGCAGGCCAAACGTCGCCTTAAACAGCTTGATTTGCATAATGTATCTACACGTCATGGTGATGGATGGCAAGGCTGGGCATCAAAAGGCCCTTTTGATGCCATAATCGTCACGGCTGCGCCACCTGAAATTCCTGCCGCGTTGATGGAGCAGCTCGATGAAGGTGGCATTATGGTATTACCGGTGGGTGAACAGCAGCAAATGTTGCAGGTGGTAGAACACCATAGCGGTGAGTATATCGTTCAGACCGTTGAAGCTGTTAGGTTTGTTCCGCTGGTCAAAGGTGAGCTTGCCTGA
- the rpoS gene encoding RNA polymerase sigma factor RpoS: protein MSQSTLKVNELHEDTDFDENGIDVFDDKALTEEETNDNDSQEDELLSQSIVQRVLDATQLYLGEIGYSPLLTAEEEVYFARRALRGDVSSRRRMIESNLRLVVKIARRYNNRGLALLDLIEEGNLGLIRAVEKFDPERGFRFSTYATWWIRQTIERAIMNQTRTIRLPIHIVKELNVYLRTARELSHKLDHEPSAEEIAEQLDRPVDDVNRMLRLNERITSVDTPLGGDSEKALLDILADEKDNGPENTTQDNDMKQNIVKWLFELNAKQREVLARRFGLLGYEAATLEDVGREIGLTRERVRQIQVEGLRRLREILQVQGLDIEELFRE, encoded by the coding sequence ATGAGCCAAAGTACGCTGAAAGTTAACGAGTTACATGAAGATACTGATTTCGACGAGAATGGAATTGATGTATTTGATGACAAAGCGCTGACAGAAGAAGAGACTAATGATAATGACTCGCAAGAAGATGAGTTGCTATCACAAAGTATTGTCCAGCGAGTTTTAGATGCAACGCAACTCTATTTAGGAGAGATTGGCTATTCACCTCTTTTAACCGCTGAAGAAGAGGTTTATTTTGCCCGGCGCGCGTTGCGTGGTGATGTATCATCACGCCGCCGTATGATCGAAAGCAACCTGCGGTTGGTGGTGAAAATTGCCCGCCGTTACAACAACCGTGGACTGGCACTGCTTGACCTGATAGAAGAGGGAAATCTCGGTCTGATTCGGGCAGTTGAAAAATTTGATCCTGAAAGAGGATTCCGCTTTTCAACCTACGCTACTTGGTGGATTCGGCAGACCATAGAGCGAGCGATTATGAATCAGACTCGGACTATTCGTTTGCCTATTCACATCGTTAAAGAACTTAATGTTTACCTTCGTACCGCGCGTGAATTATCTCATAAACTGGATCATGAGCCGAGTGCGGAAGAAATTGCCGAACAGCTCGATAGACCGGTTGATGACGTTAACCGCATGCTACGCTTGAATGAGCGCATTACTTCCGTTGATACGCCATTGGGTGGGGATTCGGAAAAAGCGTTACTGGATATTCTGGCAGACGAAAAAGATAACGGACCTGAAAATACAACTCAGGATAACGATATGAAGCAAAATATCGTTAAATGGTTGTTTGAGCTGAACGCCAAGCAGCGTGAAGTTCTGGCTCGTCGTTTTGGTTTGCTGGGGTATGAAGCCGCTACGCTGGAAGATGTTGGTCGTGAGATCGGATTAACCCGCGAGCGTGTTCGCCAGATTCAGGTTGAGGGATTGCGGCGTCTGCGTGAAATATTGCAGGTACAAGGATTGGATATTGAAGAGCTGTTTCGTGAATAA
- a CDS encoding IS4 family transposase codes for MLFSQALDTAHKFSPQEFAALADLLSPELIDECLADTGIVTLRKRRLSMEMMVWAVTGMALFRSHSMSQLVSHMDILLPGNRPFVAPSAVVQARQRLGEDAIRLMFEKTRQLWFEKTPLSHWNGLTLMAVDGTLWRTPDTPENDAAFGRTANVNKRSEWPQLRMVCQMEVTSHLLSAVAFDSVSDAGEAELAAQLIAKTPDHSLTIMDKGFYALGLLHRWQSSGAERHWMLPLRKGAQYEVVRNLGPGQSLVTLRLSPQAKKKWRDAPETLTARLISKEVGGKTVQILTSMCDPLRYPKADIVDLYSHRWEIEHGFREMKQHLLNNELTLRSKKPELVRQELWGVALAYNLLRFMMAQMAYSLKGVEPYQMGFKQSALYLCSHLRLLPGVSPGKLPKVMEEILSMASSFVLPGRRARHYPRAVKKRPQRYPLRPPLKA; via the coding sequence ATGTTATTCAGCCAAGCTTTAGATACTGCCCATAAATTTTCCCCGCAGGAGTTTGCTGCTCTTGCAGACCTGCTTTCTCCTGAACTGATTGATGAGTGCCTGGCCGACACAGGCATCGTCACCCTGCGCAAGCGCCGTCTCTCCATGGAGATGATGGTCTGGGCTGTCACCGGCATGGCCCTGTTCCGCTCTCACTCCATGAGCCAATTGGTCTCCCATATGGACATTCTTCTGCCTGGTAACCGGCCTTTTGTTGCACCCAGTGCCGTTGTTCAGGCCCGTCAACGGCTCGGGGAGGATGCTATCCGGCTGATGTTCGAAAAAACACGCCAACTCTGGTTTGAAAAAACGCCCTTGTCTCATTGGAACGGACTGACGCTGATGGCAGTAGACGGCACGCTGTGGAGAACACCGGACACACCAGAGAATGATGCCGCTTTTGGCCGTACCGCCAATGTGAATAAGCGGTCCGAATGGCCACAACTGCGTATGGTCTGCCAAATGGAAGTGACAAGTCATCTGTTATCTGCCGTTGCCTTCGACAGCGTCTCTGATGCAGGTGAGGCTGAGCTTGCTGCCCAGCTTATCGCCAAAACGCCTGACCACTCGTTGACCATTATGGATAAAGGCTTCTATGCCTTGGGCCTGCTGCATCGCTGGCAGTCATCAGGCGCAGAAAGACACTGGATGCTGCCATTACGCAAAGGTGCACAGTATGAGGTGGTGAGAAACCTGGGGCCCGGGCAGAGCTTGGTGACCCTGCGGCTGTCACCCCAGGCGAAAAAGAAATGGCGGGATGCCCCGGAAACCCTGACAGCAAGGCTGATAAGCAAGGAAGTGGGTGGCAAAACGGTGCAGATACTGACGTCGATGTGTGATCCGCTCAGATACCCGAAAGCAGATATCGTTGACCTGTACAGTCACAGGTGGGAGATAGAGCACGGGTTCAGGGAGATGAAACAGCATCTGCTGAATAATGAGCTGACGTTGAGGAGTAAAAAGCCGGAGCTGGTGCGTCAGGAACTGTGGGGTGTGGCGCTGGCGTACAATCTGTTGCGCTTTATGATGGCGCAGATGGCGTACAGTCTGAAAGGTGTGGAGCCTTATCAGATGGGATTTAAGCAGTCGGCGTTGTATCTGTGCAGTCATCTGCGGTTACTGCCAGGAGTGTCCCCGGGAAAACTGCCAAAAGTCATGGAAGAGATACTGAGCATGGCATCTAGCTTCGTGCTACCAGGGAGAAGAGCGCGACATTACCCGAGAGCCGTAAAAAAGAGGCCGCAACGTTATCCGTTACGGCCACCTTTAAAAGCTTAA
- the ispF gene encoding 2-C-methyl-D-erythritol 2,4-cyclodiphosphate synthase has translation MRIGHGFDVHKFGGEGPLVIGGVRIPYDQGLLAHSDGDVVLHAITDALLGAVALGDIGKLFPDTDLSYKNIDSRELLRDAWQRIRDKGYCLGNLDVTIIAQAPKMAPHIPQMRVNLAEDLQCHMDDVNVKATTTEQLGFTGRGEGIACEAVVLLLKDDSAGVVAW, from the coding sequence ATGCGTATCGGTCACGGTTTCGATGTCCATAAATTTGGTGGCGAAGGTCCACTGGTGATCGGTGGTGTTCGTATCCCCTATGATCAGGGATTGTTGGCCCATTCTGATGGTGATGTCGTGTTGCATGCCATAACTGACGCGTTGTTGGGTGCGGTTGCTCTGGGGGATATCGGTAAACTCTTTCCTGACACCGACCTTTCTTATAAAAATATAGACAGTCGAGAGCTGCTACGCGATGCATGGCAACGTATCAGAGATAAAGGTTACTGTCTGGGAAATCTGGATGTCACCATCATTGCCCAGGCCCCCAAAATGGCTCCACATATTCCACAAATGCGTGTCAATCTGGCGGAAGATCTGCAATGCCACATGGATGATGTGAATGTCAAAGCGACCACGACTGAACAACTAGGATTTACTGGTCGTGGCGAGGGCATTGCCTGTGAAGCAGTCGTATTGTTGTTAAAAGATGATTCTGCCGGGGTCGTGGCATGGTAA